The following coding sequences lie in one Lolium perenne isolate Kyuss_39 chromosome 2, Kyuss_2.0, whole genome shotgun sequence genomic window:
- the LOC127334093 gene encoding glutamyl-tRNA(Gln) amidotransferase subunit B, chloroplastic/mitochondrial: protein MALTLLRGIRTQALFRANAGLFCSTRLSPPARFTTRVEGVQTTSPKTAPTSIQQAAKEAAEQKMQGFEAVIGIETHVQLSTVTKAFCSCPYDYGSHPNSTVCPTCMGHPGTLPVLNAKVVECAVKVALALNCQISMTSKFDRKQYFYPDLPKGYQISQFDIPIAEKGYIDLDLPVEFGGGHRRFGVTRVHMEEDAGKLLHSESGNYSQVDLNRAGVPLLEIVSEPDMRTGIEAAEYGAEVQRLVRYLGVGNGNMQEGSLRCDVNVSVRPIGQSEFGTKVEIKNMNSFNEISRAIDYEISRQIHLHKESQADQIVQETRLWDEASQKTFTMRKKEGLADYRYFPEPDLAEVVLTSEYVDEIRNSLPELPEAKRRRYENMGLSMQDVIFLANDDNVAHFFDSTLEHGADAKLAANWIMGDMTAYLKDEKLSIHESKLTPLELSEMIASIKNGTISGKIAKEILVELIAKGGTVKSVIEEKDLIQIADPGAIGAMVDKVLADNPKQLEQYRAGKTKLQGYFAGQVMKASKGKASPVLLNKILGEKLKGN, encoded by the exons ATGGCGCTAACGCTTCTCAGAGGGATCAGAACACAAGCCTTATTTAGAGCGAATGCAGGCCTCTTCTGTTCCACTCGACTTTCTCCACCAGCCCGCTTCACAACTAGGGTGGAGGGCGTGCAGACCACTAGCCCCAAGACAGCGCCCACATCGATTCAACAGGCCGCCAAGGAGGCGGCGGAACAGAAGATGCAAGGTTTCGAAGCGGTTATCGGCATCGAGACCCATGTCCAGCTATCAACCGTCACAAAGGCATTTTGCTCCTGCCCATACGACTATGGCTCCCACCCGAACAGCACCGTTTGCCCCACCTGTATGGGCCACCCGGGGACGTTGCCGGTTCTGAATGCAAAGGTTGTTGAATGCGCAGTCAAGGTAGCCCTCGCTCTCAACTGCCAGATTTCCATGACATCCAAGTTTGATCGCAAGCAATACTTCTACCCAGACCTGCCCAAGGGCTACCAGATTTCGCAGTTTGACATCCCCATTGCCGAGAAGGGTTACATTGATTTGGATCTTCCAGTGGAGTTTGGTGGTGGTCACAGGCGTTTTGGGGTCACCAGGGTTCATATGGAAGAAGATGCTGGCAAGCTGCTTCACTCTGAATCCGGGAATTACTCTCag GTTGACCTGAATAGAGCCGGTGTTCCTTTGCTAGAGATTGTCTCAGAGCCAGATATGAGGACAGGGATAGAGGCTGCTGAGTATGGTGCTGAGGTGCAAAGGCTTGTTAGATACCTGGGAGTGGGCAACGGTAACATGCAGGAAGGTTCCCTCCGTTGTGATGTGAATGTATCTGTCCGGCCTATTGGACAATCAGAATTTGGTACCAAG GTTGAAATAAAGAATATGAACTCATTTAATGAAATAAGTAGGGCAATAGATTATGAGATATCCCGGCAGATTCATCTTCACAAAGAAAGCCAGGCTGATCAAATTGTACAAGAAACTCGTCTGTGGGATGAAGCTTCGCAG AAAACTTTTACGATGCGGAAAAAGGAGGGACTTGCTGACTACAGATATTTTCCTGAGCCTGATCTTGCTGAAGTTGTTCTCACTAGTGAGTATGTTGATGAAATTCGTAATTCATTGCCGGAGCTTCCAGAGGCAAAGCGTAGGCGTTATGAGAACATGGGTCTCAGCATGCAAGATGTTATTTTCCTGGCTAATGATGATAAT GTTGCTCATTTCTTCGATTCTACACTTGAGCATGGCGCTGATGCAAAGCTGGCTGCCAATTGGATCATGGGTGACATGACAGCTTATCTGAAGGATGAAAAACTCTCTATTCATGAAAGTAAATTAACACCTCTGGAGCTTTCTGAAATGATTGCATCGATTAAGAATGGAACTATCAGTGGGAAGATTGCAAAGGAG ATTCTGGTTGAGCTCATTGCCAAAGGCGGAACTGTTAAGTCTGTGATAGAGGAAAAAGATTTGATTCAG ATAGCAGATCCAGGAGCGATTGGTGCCATGGTAGATAAAGTACTCGCGGACAATCCGAAGCAACTCGAGCAGTATCGGGCTGGGAAAACCAAGTTGCAGGGATATTTCGCTGGCCAG GTGATGAAAGCATCTAAGGGTAAGGCGAGTCCTGTTCTACTGAACAAAATCCTGGGGGAGAAGTTGAAGGGCAATTAA
- the LOC127334097 gene encoding uncharacterized protein → MSKKIVIRADLICTKSTSEIFATVAKIKGIKSIATDPEKNTVTVVGAVDPVRIVQQLRKACFAATIVSVEDDKPPEKKTPCQEACEKACKERCEKLCKTCEKACKEKCEKDCKDKCDDCGKTCQEACCKMSRCTPGCYSSPCGLPTCHYYSHGYGYSYGYGEPVVPLGYGCYYGRPF, encoded by the exons ATGTCGAAG AAAATAGTTATAAGAGCTGACCTCATCTGCACGAAGAGCACGAGCGAGATCTTCGCAACTGTTGCCAAGATCAAGG GGATCAAGTCCATCGCCACCGACCCGGAGAAGAACACGGTGACGGTGGTCGGCGCCGTAGACCCGGTACGCATCGTGCAGCAGCTCAGGAAGGCGTGCTTCGCCGCCACCATCGTCAGCGTCGAGGACGACAAGCccccggagaagaagaccccctGCCAGGAGGCCTGCGAGAAGGCCTGCAAGGAGCGGTGCGAGAAGCTCTGCAAGACCTGCGAGAAGGCTTGCAAGGAGAAGTGCGAGAAGGATTGCAAGGACAAGTGCGACGACTGCGGGAAGACATGCCAAGAGGCGTGCTGCAAGATGTCCCGCTGCACGCCGGGCTGCTACTCCAGCCCCTGCGGCCTGCCGACCTGCCACTACTACAGCCACGGCTACGGCTACAGCTACGGCTACGGCGAGCCCGTGGTACCGCTGGGATACGGCTGCTACTACGGGAGGCCATTCTGA